The following proteins come from a genomic window of Desulfobacterales bacterium:
- a CDS encoding MBL fold metallo-hydrolase, with product MTEELNQINAFIWQSTQVNNCNSYLIDGPTKILIDPGHAELFQHVSDGLKGLNINIDDIGLIICTHIHPDHVEAVQLFKDKKTLIAFHHEEWELATSMSQYMQSFGIDISLFSPDFFLKEGDINVNGVKLQIIHTPGHSPGSISIYWPEQKVLFSGDTVFQDAVGRVDLPGGNGQMLKESIKKISELKLDWIFPGHGDIIQGNHEIKANFDHIKNFYFNYL from the coding sequence ATGACAGAAGAATTAAATCAAATAAATGCTTTTATTTGGCAATCCACACAGGTTAATAATTGTAACAGCTATTTGATAGACGGCCCTACTAAAATACTAATTGATCCTGGCCATGCAGAACTTTTTCAGCATGTTTCTGACGGATTAAAAGGACTCAATATTAATATTGATGATATCGGATTAATAATATGTACTCATATTCACCCAGACCATGTTGAAGCAGTTCAGCTTTTTAAAGACAAAAAAACCCTTATCGCATTTCATCATGAAGAATGGGAATTAGCTACTTCTATGTCTCAATATATGCAATCATTTGGTATTGATATATCTTTATTTAGTCCTGATTTTTTCCTTAAAGAGGGAGATATAAATGTAAATGGCGTTAAGTTACAAATAATACATACTCCTGGGCATTCCCCTGGATCAATTTCAATATATTGGCCTGAACAGAAAGTTCTATTTTCAGGGGATACTGTTTTTCAGGATGCTGTAGGAAGAGTTGATCTGCCAGGTGGAAATGGTCAGATGCTTAAAGAAAGCATAAAAAAAATTTCTGAACTTAAACTTGATTGGATATTTCCGGGTCATGGAGATATTATTCAAGGCAATCATGAAATAAAAGCAAATTTTGACCACATAAAAAACTTTTATTTTAACTATTTATAA
- a CDS encoding transcriptional repressor produces MQIKQKLRTTRQREMILEEIKGMCTHPSADEIYDRLRKKITRISLGTIYRNLEILVGIGAIQKLDGPLKRYDGNIIPHYHVKCTECGKIEDVQMEQFHEIEESFRKKTNYTITGHNLDCIGTCPECQRL; encoded by the coding sequence TTGCAAATAAAACAAAAATTACGAACAACAAGGCAAAGGGAAATGATTTTAGAAGAAATAAAAGGGATGTGTACGCATCCAAGTGCTGATGAAATTTATGATAGACTAAGAAAAAAAATAACACGTATAAGCCTTGGAACCATATATAGAAACCTCGAAATACTTGTTGGAATTGGAGCGATTCAAAAGCTCGATGGTCCTCTTAAAAGATATGATGGGAATATAATACCACATTATCATGTTAAATGCACAGAATGTGGAAAAATAGAGGATGTACAAATGGAACAATTTCATGAAATAGAAGAATCGTTTAGAAAAAAAACTAATTATACAATAACCGGTCATAATCTTGACTGTATTGGTACCTGCCCAGAATGTCAAAGATTATAA